In Camelina sativa cultivar DH55 chromosome 17, Cs, whole genome shotgun sequence, the genomic stretch TATTGTTTTTCTTCATGGAGATTCTTAATCGTTAGGCCATCTTTATAGGGAGAACAGCAAGAGtgttctaagcccaaaaaaattagaaaaataatgaatagtggcataagaacaatttttttgatcTTGAATGAAAACTGATTTAAGCTTAGTTCTTATTGGTAGTGGCTTCACGTGATTGACCAAGATTTtttgcaaagaaagaaaaaataaaatgtttgtgtgtttaattaattaagtaatatgtttgtgtgtttaattaaataaaatgtttgtgtgtttaattaattaagtaatatgtttgtttgtttttttttttaattttatttacaatgtttttttgtttcataaaaacttggtattatattttgaattttagtaaaaattttataagtttgcaatttaaatattattttataagtttttataattgtaatatgtttaagaatattatattattaaatcttatgatcttaaacatgttctcccaataactaactttttaacaaaatatcttaactaatgattttaattattttcataatatttttactctaaaaacACCCAAAATAATTCCTCCTATAAAGATGCCCTTATAGTTATAttccaattttttcttaataattattttcttttcttttaacaaacaaacaaccaaattggATAGTTAATTATATATGCGTTCTCTGTCCTTGTGTTTTTAATGTAATGGTGGCGAATCGGATTTTCGTACTAAAATAATGAGTTACATAATTTGTAGCAATATAATCAAACATggataaatttaattaatcattatattaaaatcGTCGATACAACAATCATATGCATGCAAATCGATAAATTATTAACCATAGGCCAACCATTATTTAACCATAACTATTCCATATATCGCAATACTAAGCGTAGAGATATAACTATAATAAACGGGGGTTCTACCCTGTTAACACTTAATTAAGATAATTCTAATTAATAGGTTCAAGAAGAAACTCATCCATCTCCGTAAAGAAATCAACAAACGTGCTCACGATGGATTTTGGATCTTCGATGTTAGAGCTGATCTTCTCGTACTTTACAGTGAATATCCCACGGTCAAGGTTATTGTCTTCCACATGAATGATGGTCATGGTTCCTTCAAGCTTCTTGTACCCATCCAGGTTTTGCCACGTGGACACGTTATGGATGATTTTTCCTTTGAGCGACTCGTACCACTCCGAGACTTGAAAGCCTTCGATTCTAAACGTAGTTTTTTCTTCTCCGAAGGTACAGCCTCAATCTCCTCCGTGACTATCGTGAAACATAGCAACTAGAGTTTTAATCAAGAAATATATGATATGAATCAAAGAGATGTGTACGTATAAGTAATGGAGAAGATTGTTACCACTGCATTTAGGGAGATCTAGTATGTCGATGCATGTTTCAAAGAATTCGTTCGCCGGAGACTTTATGTAAAAATCAGTAGACAAATATCCATGTAGTGTCATTCTCTCTGTCTcgctcttttttgttttgttttttttatggagTATATGGTGTGTGGGTTTGATAAGAAACTTCTCAACGAAGGTGtttatatagaattttttttctgaaaattacACTAATTATTTTTACCTAACCCCACCATATAACATTTTCACCATAtcgattttttataaaattttacca encodes the following:
- the LOC104756770 gene encoding LOW QUALITY PROTEIN: uncharacterized protein At1g24010-like (The sequence of the model RefSeq protein was modified relative to this genomic sequence to represent the inferred CDS: inserted 1 base in 1 codon), producing MTLHGYLSTDFYIKSPANEFFETCIDILDLPKCSVTEEIEAVPSEKXKTTFRIEGFQVSEWYESLKGKIIHNVSTWQNLDGYKKLEGTMTIIHVEDNNLDRGIFTVKYEKISSNIEDPKSIVSTFVDFFTEMDEFLLEPIN